DNA sequence from the Sinorhizobium alkalisoli genome:
CGGCCGAGCGGACACAGGGGCGCCGGGCCGACGGCGGCGATGCGGTGCTTGCCGACCACGCCGATGTGCGGCGGATGCTCGACGAGCAGCGCGCGCTGGCGCTGGGCGCTCGGGCGATGATCCATGTGACGCTGGTGGAGCAGGCGCGTGGCGGAGAGGCCCTCGCGGACTTTCTGACGCCGGTCTGCAAGGTCTTCTGCACGAATGCCGGCATCAGGGCGGCCGATCTCGCCATCCAGGTCCTCGGCGGCTACGGATATCTCACCGAGTACAGAGTGAGCCAGGCATGGCGCGACGCCCGGATTACCTCCATCTACGAAGGCGCGAACGGCATACAGGCTTTGGTGACCGCCACCAGGGGCTTGCGTGCACGGCAGGGCGCGGGGGCCGATGCTTTCGACGCGCTGATCGGCCGACTGTCCGACCGCCCCGAGATCATGGATTTACGCGCTACGTGGCGCGAAGGGCGCTCCCTGGTCTTGGCGGCGACCGATCCGGCGGCACTGGCACATGATTTCACGGCCCTGACCGCCACGCTGTTCTATAGAGCCGTCTGGGCCCGATACCGAGCGACCAGCGATGATCCGGATATCGCTCGACTGTTCAATATGGTCCTGTCCGTGCCGTTGCCCGTGGCCCTGCCGATGAAGAGCACCGATGGGGTTGCAAGCTCAACCGAGTGAGCCCATTTTCCGACAGCAGCACGATCCTCTTGACCGCCAGCAGGTCACCCGAACCGGATGGCGCTCCTCGCGCGCGCCTTTGCGGCTTCTTCCTCACGGTTGCGAGGCGGTTGCGATGTCTCCAGGGAGTCGAGCAACTCGCGGGCGGATTTCGCGATTGAATTCACGGCGCGATCGAATGCCGCTTCATTCCGTTTCGCCGGCCTGGTCGTTCCACTCAATTTGCGCACGAATTGCAGCGCAGCATCGTGAATTTCCCGGTCGCTTGCGGGCGGTTCGAAATTGAAGAGCGTCCTTATGTTTCTGCACATCGCTTGCTCCCGCTTATCCTCGTCTTCAAATGGTTTGCGGTGGACCGCGGCCGGCAAAGCCCAATCCCGGCTGCCGGCCTATTCGGCGGCCCTGCGACGCGGCAACACCCAGTCGGGGCGCGGATAATGGCAGGTGTAGCCGTTGGGGTAGCGCTCCAGGTAGTCCTGATGTTCCGGCTCCGCCTCCCAGAAGTCTCCAACCGGCTCGACTTCGGTCACGATCTTGCCCGGCCAAAGGCCCGTCGCCTCGACGTCCGCGATGGTGTCCTCTGCTATTCGCTTCTGCTCATCGTCGGCGTAGTAGATCGCCGACCGGTAGGAGAGGCCGATGTCGTTGCCCTGCCGGTTCCTGGTGGTCGGATCGTGAATCTGGAAGAAGAACTCCAGAATCCGTCTGTAACTGATGGTCCCGGGGTCGAAGACGATTTCGATCGCCTCGGCATGCGTGCCGTGATTGCGATAGGTCGCGTTCGGCACGTCGCCACCGGTATAGCCGACGCGGGTCGATATGACCCCCGGGAGCTTGCGGATCAGGTCCTGCATCCCCCAGAAGCAGCCGCCGGCCAACACAGCCTTCTCGGTCATTCAGATTTCCTCCACCTGGTCGATAAACGCGCCATAGCCCTCGGCTTCCATTTCCTCGCGCGGAATGAAGCGCAGTGCAGCGGAATTGATGCAATAGCGAAGTCCGCCGCGGTCTTGCGGACCGTCCGGAAACACATGGCCGAGGTGGCTGTCGCCATGCGCGGAGCGCACCTCGGTGCGGATCATACCATAGGAGCTATCCCGCAATTCGTTGATGTTTGCCGGTACGATCGGCTTGGTGAAACTCGGCCAGCCGCAGCCGGAATCGAACTTGTCGGCCGAGGCGAACAGCGGTTCGCCGGAAACGACGTCGACATAGATCCCCGGCCTTTTGTTGTCGTGATATTCCCCCGTGAACGGGCGCTCCGTGCCGTTCTGCTGCGTCACCCGATATTGTTCGGGCGAAAGCTTCCTGATGGCGTCGTCAGTCTTTGCATAGTTCATTGCCTATCTCCGTCCTCGGATATGCCGCCTGAATATGGCGATTGCCCACGAGGATTTCCAATGCGGGGCGTGCATGGATTTGATGCCCCCCGGAAAAGCGGTACAAATGCGGAAGATGACGGCGGTGTCCGCGTTGCGACCCGGAGAAGGCCTTCCGATCATGGCCGATCTTGTCTGACTACTGGCTGCTCTCGTCTTTACCGCCGTCGACGTTGAGATAAGCCAGGACCACGAGACTGCTCAGATTGATGACGCTCAGGACGACCGCTACGTTCAGGTTTCCCAGCCCGACGGCCGCGCCGTTGGCGCCGGCGTTCCAGATACTGGCGGCGGTAACGAGTCCCTTCACATTGTGCCGCAGCTTGACGATGGCACCCCCTCCTATGAAACCAATGCCGGTTACGACGCCCTGGAGGACGCGCGCCTGAGCTTCGGCGCTCCCCGGAAAGTCGGTGTTGACCACGAGCGCGAAGCCGCAAGCTGCCACGGCGACGATCGGAAGGGTCCTGAAGCCGACGCTGTAGCGGCCGCGGCCCCTTTCCCATCCGATCGGAAGGGCCAGCGCGAAGGCAATCAGGATCTTGGTCAGATCCTGGATCAGACGCTCGAGATCAAAACCCAGCTCCATTTTCGCTGCACCCACCGGGAGACGGCCCATCGCGCCGCCGCGCTCTGCGGAGTTTGAACTCTCCTCGGAACAGAATTAAAGCTCCAACCTGAGTGCGCTGGATAGGTTCCAAGGGCTCGCCCGCATGCCCGCCCGTCAGCGGCCGAGGACGGAATGGATCGCATCGGCTGCTACCTCGACCACGATATCGGCTTCTTCGCGCGTCAGGCAGAGCGGCGGGGCGAAACCGAGGATGTCGCCCTGCGGCATGGCACGGCCGAGGACGCCGCGCTCGGCGAGCGCCGTCGCCACCTGCGGCCCGATCTTGCGCCCCGGATCGAAGAACCTGCGATCGTCGCGATCCTCGACGAATTCGACCGCTGCCATTAGGCCGTCGCCGCGCACCTCGCCGACATGGGCGTGGTCGCCGACGGCCTTTTGCAGTTCGGATCGGAAATAGTCCCCGGTCGAACCCGCATTCTCGACGATGCCGAGCTCGTCGATCAGCTCGAGATTGGCAATACCGGCCGCGGCTGAGATCGGGTGCGCCGAATAGGTCCAGCCATGGCCTATGGGACCAAGCTCGTCCGAGCCCTTCACCAGCACCTGCCAGACGCCGTCGGAGACAATCGAGCCGGAAAGCGGCGCATAGGCCGAGGTCAGCCCCTTGGCAATGGTGATCAGGTCCGGCTTGATGCCATAGTGATCCGCGCCGAACATCGTGCCGAGGCGGCCGAAGCCGGTCACGACCTCGTCGGCGACAAGCAGGACATCGTATTTCCGGAGCACCGCCTGGATCTTCTGCCAATAGCCTTTCGGCGGCGGCACGATGCCGCCGGTGCCGAGGATCGGCTCGCCGATGAACGCGGCGACCGTATCCGGCCCTTCCGCGACGATCATCTCCTCGAGCTTATCGGCGCAATATTGCGAGAACTGCTCTTCGCTCATCGCGCGATCGGGACGGCGGAAATAATAGGGGGCCTCCGTGTGCAGGATCGGCGCACGCGGCAGATCGAAGGCGTTGTGGAAGAGGTGCAGGCCTGTCAGCGAGCCGGTCATCACGCCCGAGCCGTGATAGCCGCGCCAGCGCGAGATGATCTTCTTTTTTTCCGGCCGGCCCAGAATATTGTTGTAGTACCAGATGAGCTTGATGTTGGTCTCGTTGGCGTCCGAGCCGGAAAGCCCGAAATAGACGCGGGACATCCCTTCCGGGGCCCGCTCGATGATCATCTTGGAAAGCCGGATCGAGGCTTCCGTGCCGTGGCCGACATAGGCGTGATAATAAGCGAGATTCTTTGCCTGTTCGGCAATCGCCTCGGCAATCTTCTGGCGGCCATAGCCGACATTGACACAGTAGAGGCCGGCAAAAGCATCGAGGCTACGCTTGCCGGCAATATCGGTGATGTAGACGCCTTCGCCGCCAGCGATCACGCGGCTTGCACTCTCGCCGCGCGCGTGCATGCCCATATGGGTGGAGGGATGGAAAAAGTGGTCGCGGTCCCAGGCGGTGAGTTCATTGCTTCTTTCGAGCATTGGTCTTTCCTTTCGCGGTCAGGCAGCGGTGTCGATGCAGAGATATTTGAGCTCGGTGAAGGCCTCCATGCCGTGGCGCGAGCCCTCCCGGCTGAGACCGGACTGCTTCCAGCCACCGAAGGGGATCGGTCCGCCGGTGATCTTCACCCGATTGACCGCGACCATGCCGTATTCCAACGCCCGGGCGAGCCGCAGCTGGCGGGCGCCGTTTTCGGTGACGACATAGGCGACGAGCCCGTACTCGGTGTCGTTGGCGCGGTCGATCACTTCGTCCTCGCTGTCGAAGCCGGCGATCGCCGCGACCGGGCCGAACGTCTCCTCGCGCATGATGAGAGCCTCGTCAGGCACGTCGGCCAGCAGCGTCGGTTGGAAGAACAGCGACCCTGCCGGGTGGCGCCTGCCGCCGGCGACGAGCCTGGCGCCCCGCTTCAAGGCGTCGGCCACGTGCTCTTCGACCTTGGCGATGGCCCGCGCATGCATCAGGGGTCCAATGTCGGTGCCGGGCTCGAGGCCGGGGCCCGTCTTCAGGCGCGCGATCCGCGCTGCGAAAGCCTCCTCAAAGGCGTTGAGGATCGGTCGTTCGACGTAGATGCGATTGGCTGCGAGACAGTCCTGCCCGGAGGTCGCGAACTTCGCCGCGACCGCAATGTCGGCTGCCTTCCCGACATCGGCGTCGGCAAAGACGATCAGCGGGGCCTGGCCGCCGAGCTCCATCACCAGCCGCTTCATCGTCGGCGCGGAGCTCGCCGCGATGAGCCGACCGATCTCAGTCGACCCGGTGAAGCTCATCGCGCGGACGCGGGCGTCTTCGCACATGTGCCCGACGACGGTCGACGCCTTTCCCGGAACGACATTGAATACGCCCGGCGGGAGACCGGCGCGTTCGCCGAGTTCGGCAAGGGCCAGAGCCGAAAGAGGCGTTTCGGAAGAGGGGTGCGCAATGACGGTGCAACCGGCCGCAAGTGCGGCAGCCGCCTTGCGGGTGACCATGGCGGAGGGAAAGTTCCAGGGCGTGACGATGCCGACGACGCCAAGCGCTTCGCGGCGCACGATCATCTCCGCGCCCGGCAGATGGCTCGTCACGCTTTCGGCGTTGAGACGCTTGCCTTCCTCGGCATACCACTCGATGAACGAGGCGGCGTAGTCGATTTCGCCACGCGATTCCGCAAGCGGCTTGCCCTGCTCCAGCGTCATCAGCAGGGCAAGGTCCTCCTTGGCGGCAAGCATCAGTTCGTACCACTTGCGCAGAATGGCGGCCCGTGCTTGCGGCAGCATGCTGCGCCATGCGGGGAATGCCTTGGCAGCGGCATCGATGGCCTCGGCCGTCTGGGCCTCATCGACCGAAGCGACGAAGGCGAGCGCCGCGCCGCTGGCCGGATCGTCCACTTCGATACACTTGCCGTCGCGTCCGCCAACCCAACGGCCGCCGACATAGGCGAGCTCGCGCAGCAATTGCCGGTCGTTCAGCTGCTTCAGGGCTTCGTGAAACGCGGTTCGGGCAAAGACTGCGGTCATGGCGGGTCTCCTCGGTCTGGTCTCCACAAGTTTGCCAGCCTTGCCGCGAGAGATTGACCAAACACCCGCTGCGTGCCGGAGACTTTGACCAAAGTAGCGGCGGTCGCGAGAGAGATTGTCTCCGCGTCCAGGAAAATCGCTTCAGGTTGTGGAACAGAAGCTCTCCTCGGCCGTTGTGCGAAACACGTCTCCGCGTGAACGAGGGAGGATTGCGCCATGAATCCGTCATCGCCCCATCGCCCCGCCGCCACGGCTGATGAGCACATCCTGACCGTGCAGGAGGCGCTGGAGCCGCTGTATGTCGAGCTAGAGCAAGAGGTGGAAGCCGCGCTCATCGAGGCGGCGATTTCCGCCGGCTGGTCCGCCGACGAAGCGCTCGAGGCGATCGACGAATTGAAGCGGCACGACATTTTGGACGATCACACAAGCTAGCGCAAAGAGGCCCCGGGGTCATCGGCGGGCTGCCTGCCTCCATCCTTTTCAATTCACCTGAGGCAAGAGCGAGTCGAGCGGCAGCACGGCCTCTTCCTTGACCGTTTTGGTGACGATGTAGGTGAAATAGCGGTCGATGCCGATGTCCCGGCCGAGCAGCTCGTCGACAAGTCGCTGATAAGCATCGATGTCGGCCGTCACCACCTTGAGCATATAGTCCACCCCGCCGCCGACCGACCAACAGGCGACGATCTCGGGAGTGGAGGCGATCGCGCGCTCGAAGCGGTCGAAATCCGCCTGGCGATGGTTGCCCAGCGTCACCTCGACGAAGACGCTCGCAACCGGTGCAACACGGCGGAGCGCCAGCCGGGCGTGATAACCGGTGACGATGCCGGCCTTTTCGAGCTTCCTGAGCCGCACCCAGCACGGTGTCGGCGACAGCCCGGCTTTCTCGGCGAGCGCCAGCTTGGTAATGCGCCCATCGGCCTGAATCGCCTCCAGGATGCGCAGATCGATGGCGTCGAGTTTCATTGGCTGGCTTTCGAGGCTTGATTGTTCAAGTGACAAGTCGAGAAAAGAGATTGGAGTCTCACTTTTGCATTGTCAATTGAGATGAATTTTATCAGTGTCAAATCATGACAAGTTGGACCCCCGACATCACGCTCCTCAGCCGTCCGGCCTATCTCTCTTTGGCCGACCAATTCTCCCGCGCCATTCAGGAGGGCAAACTTCAGACCGGGGCGCGCCTGCCTACGCATCGAAAGCTCGCGGAGGAGCTGCAGCTCTCGGTACAAACGGTAAGCCGCGCCTATGAGGAGCTTATCCGCCGGGGTCTCGTCACGGGCGAAGTCGGCCGCGGCAGCTTCGTTCAGACGAGCCCGCGCGAGCCGGACCCTCCCTATCTGCCGGAGCGCCTCGGCGAATTGATCGATCTTTCGATCCTCAAGCCTGTCTGCGAGCAGCTTCATCTTGAAAAGCTGCGTCAGGCCTTTGCCTGGCTCGCGGAGAACCTTCCCGCCAGTTCGGCACTGTCCTTCCGGCCGAACATGGTGTTCCCGCGTCACCGCAATGTCGCCGCCGAGTGGCTGTCACGCTGTGGGCTCGCCGTGTCACCGCTCAATGTCAATCTTACCAACGGTGCGACCTCGGCGATGACCGTGGCGCTGATGAGCGTCGCCCCGCCGGGTTCGACGGTTGCGACGGAAGCCGTCAGCCATCACACGCTCGTGCCGCTTTCCAGCTATCTCGGCATTCACCTACAGGGCCTGGCGATCGACGACGACGGCATGATTCCGGATGCATTGGACGAGGCCTGCCGCAAAGGCGTCGTGCGTGCCGTGTTCCTGCAGCCGTCGGTGATCAATCCGACCGCGACCCTGATGAGTGCCGAACGGCGGGGCGCGCTCGCAGAGGTGGCGCGACGGCACGACGTCGCGATCATCGAAAACGACATCCTGGGCCCCCTGGTGGAAGGCCGGTTGCCGCCGGTGGCGGCCCTCGCGCCGGAGCGAACCCTTTATGTCACCAGCTTCACCAAGATTACGGTGCCGGGTTTGAGGATCGGCTATCTCGTGGCGCCGGACCGCTACGTCGCGGCCGTCGCCAACCGGCATCTCGTGTCGAGCTGGATGGCCACGCCCTCGATTGCGGAGATCGCAATGCGCTGGGTGAGCGACGGCACGGCGCTCGAGCTCGTGAATTGGCAGCGCCGCGCACTCGCCGCGCGCCAGCGGATTGCCGCGCAGGCGCTTGCCGGGCTTGCCTATCGCAGCCACCCCCAAAGCCTCCATGCCTGGTTGCCGCTGCCCGAGGGGCATCAGGAAGATGCCTTCGTCTCACAGGCGCGGCTGCGCGGGGTGGCGATCGCCCCGGGCGCTTCTTTCCGCACGGCCGATAGCGGTTGGCGCCCGGCGGTGCGGATATCGCTCGGTTCGACGACGGAAGAGGAGCTCAAGACGGGGCTCGGTACCGTCGCCTCCCTGGCACTGGGCGATCCGGAGGCGCTATTGCTGGCGATCTGAGTGGGATTGCGAGATTTCTGGCTCTGCCAGCGCAATTGTCATGATATTATTATTGGGATTGACATGATTTCGGATGCGTCCCATCGTTAGCGCGTGAATGCCTCGGAGGGACACGCATGACCGAGCCGATCATCCGCATCGACAACATCGTCAAGAGATACGGTCCTCTGACCGTTCTCGACGGCCTGTCGATGGAGGTGATGCCGGGGGAGAAGCTTGCGCTGATCGGCCCGTCGGGCTCGGGCAAGACGACAATCCTTCGCATCCTGATGACCCTGGAGACGATCAGCGAGGGCTTCATCCAGATCGATGGCGAGCAGCTCTACCACATGAAAAAGGCGGGAAGCCTCGTTCCGGCCGACGAGCGGCATCTGCACAGGATGCGCGAGAAGATCGGCATGGTCTTCCAGCACTTCAACCTGTTCCCCCACAAATGCGTGCTCGACAACATTACCCTGGCGCCGATGCTGACCAAGGGCATGGACCGGGCGGCCGCCGAAAAGCGGGGGATGGAGCTTCTCGACATGGTCGGCCTCGCCGATAAGGCGAAAAGCATGC
Encoded proteins:
- a CDS encoding DUF2277 domain-containing protein, encoding MCRNIRTLFNFEPPASDREIHDAALQFVRKLSGTTRPAKRNEAAFDRAVNSIAKSARELLDSLETSQPPRNREEEAAKARARSAIRFG
- the msrA gene encoding peptide-methionine (S)-S-oxide reductase MsrA is translated as MTEKAVLAGGCFWGMQDLIRKLPGVISTRVGYTGGDVPNATYRNHGTHAEAIEIVFDPGTISYRRILEFFFQIHDPTTRNRQGNDIGLSYRSAIYYADDEQKRIAEDTIADVEATGLWPGKIVTEVEPVGDFWEAEPEHQDYLERYPNGYTCHYPRPDWVLPRRRAAE
- the msrB gene encoding peptide-methionine (R)-S-oxide reductase MsrB; this encodes MNYAKTDDAIRKLSPEQYRVTQQNGTERPFTGEYHDNKRPGIYVDVVSGEPLFASADKFDSGCGWPSFTKPIVPANINELRDSSYGMIRTEVRSAHGDSHLGHVFPDGPQDRGGLRYCINSAALRFIPREEMEAEGYGAFIDQVEEI
- a CDS encoding MgtC/SapB family protein; translated protein: MELGFDLERLIQDLTKILIAFALALPIGWERGRGRYSVGFRTLPIVAVAACGFALVVNTDFPGSAEAQARVLQGVVTGIGFIGGGAIVKLRHNVKGLVTAASIWNAGANGAAVGLGNLNVAVVLSVINLSSLVVLAYLNVDGGKDESSQ
- a CDS encoding aspartate aminotransferase family protein, which produces MLERSNELTAWDRDHFFHPSTHMGMHARGESASRVIAGGEGVYITDIAGKRSLDAFAGLYCVNVGYGRQKIAEAIAEQAKNLAYYHAYVGHGTEASIRLSKMIIERAPEGMSRVYFGLSGSDANETNIKLIWYYNNILGRPEKKKIISRWRGYHGSGVMTGSLTGLHLFHNAFDLPRAPILHTEAPYYFRRPDRAMSEEQFSQYCADKLEEMIVAEGPDTVAAFIGEPILGTGGIVPPPKGYWQKIQAVLRKYDVLLVADEVVTGFGRLGTMFGADHYGIKPDLITIAKGLTSAYAPLSGSIVSDGVWQVLVKGSDELGPIGHGWTYSAHPISAAAGIANLELIDELGIVENAGSTGDYFRSELQKAVGDHAHVGEVRGDGLMAAVEFVEDRDDRRFFDPGRKIGPQVATALAERGVLGRAMPQGDILGFAPPLCLTREEADIVVEVAADAIHSVLGR
- a CDS encoding NAD-dependent succinate-semialdehyde dehydrogenase → MTAVFARTAFHEALKQLNDRQLLRELAYVGGRWVGGRDGKCIEVDDPASGAALAFVASVDEAQTAEAIDAAAKAFPAWRSMLPQARAAILRKWYELMLAAKEDLALLMTLEQGKPLAESRGEIDYAASFIEWYAEEGKRLNAESVTSHLPGAEMIVRREALGVVGIVTPWNFPSAMVTRKAAAALAAGCTVIAHPSSETPLSALALAELGERAGLPPGVFNVVPGKASTVVGHMCEDARVRAMSFTGSTEIGRLIAASSAPTMKRLVMELGGQAPLIVFADADVGKAADIAVAAKFATSGQDCLAANRIYVERPILNAFEEAFAARIARLKTGPGLEPGTDIGPLMHARAIAKVEEHVADALKRGARLVAGGRRHPAGSLFFQPTLLADVPDEALIMREETFGPVAAIAGFDSEDEVIDRANDTEYGLVAYVVTENGARQLRLARALEYGMVAVNRVKITGGPIPFGGWKQSGLSREGSRHGMEAFTELKYLCIDTAA
- a CDS encoding Lrp/AsnC family transcriptional regulator encodes the protein MKLDAIDLRILEAIQADGRITKLALAEKAGLSPTPCWVRLRKLEKAGIVTGYHARLALRRVAPVASVFVEVTLGNHRQADFDRFERAIASTPEIVACWSVGGGVDYMLKVVTADIDAYQRLVDELLGRDIGIDRYFTYIVTKTVKEEAVLPLDSLLPQVN
- a CDS encoding PLP-dependent aminotransferase family protein; amino-acid sequence: MTSWTPDITLLSRPAYLSLADQFSRAIQEGKLQTGARLPTHRKLAEELQLSVQTVSRAYEELIRRGLVTGEVGRGSFVQTSPREPDPPYLPERLGELIDLSILKPVCEQLHLEKLRQAFAWLAENLPASSALSFRPNMVFPRHRNVAAEWLSRCGLAVSPLNVNLTNGATSAMTVALMSVAPPGSTVATEAVSHHTLVPLSSYLGIHLQGLAIDDDGMIPDALDEACRKGVVRAVFLQPSVINPTATLMSAERRGALAEVARRHDVAIIENDILGPLVEGRLPPVAALAPERTLYVTSFTKITVPGLRIGYLVAPDRYVAAVANRHLVSSWMATPSIAEIAMRWVSDGTALELVNWQRRALAARQRIAAQALAGLAYRSHPQSLHAWLPLPEGHQEDAFVSQARLRGVAIAPGASFRTADSGWRPAVRISLGSTTEEELKTGLGTVASLALGDPEALLLAI
- the ehuA gene encoding ectoine/hydroxyectoine ABC transporter ATP-binding protein EhuA, whose product is MTEPIIRIDNIVKRYGPLTVLDGLSMEVMPGEKLALIGPSGSGKTTILRILMTLETISEGFIQIDGEQLYHMKKAGSLVPADERHLHRMREKIGMVFQHFNLFPHKCVLDNITLAPMLTKGMDRAAAEKRGMELLDMVGLADKAKSMPAQLSGGQKQRVAIARALALSPKIMLFDEVTSALDPELVEEVLSVMRKLAAETDMTMLLVTHEMGFAHDFADRVLFFDRGKIVEEGKPGDIFRHPKQERTQIFLRKIIAAGHRV